One Corynebacterium appendicis CIP 107643 DNA window includes the following coding sequences:
- a CDS encoding alpha/beta hydrolase, with protein sequence MKLLRSALAVAAATSLALGATPSIAQAAQVSAAEADGQAPVVEVKNWDANQAPKAISTGETAKWVHEVDHDKVWAFWVHSPSMGRDIPVAVIPARDAQGQPVKDAPTIYLLNGAGGAEQNNDWLTYAETQKFYADKGVNVVIPMEGAFSYYTDWLDTPDAAYFRGPQKWETFLTKELPGPIEKRLEADSRRAVVGFSMSGTSALVLPTKVPGFYDAAASFSGCAATSSPAGYNFARLTVNRGAGAQANYQTVTPEQMWGPMGGQYNRANDALVNAEKLRGTELYVSTATGLASENDMVSTLVGKGASVPEAYAGAMVLQVEGGVIEAAINTCNHDLRAKLNSLNIPAHYEFRNVGTHSWPDWRKDLENSWFKTIKPAFDK encoded by the coding sequence ATGAAGCTCCTCCGCTCAGCCCTCGCAGTTGCGGCCGCGACGTCGCTCGCGCTCGGCGCCACCCCGTCCATCGCTCAAGCCGCTCAGGTTTCGGCAGCTGAAGCGGACGGCCAAGCTCCGGTGGTCGAGGTCAAGAACTGGGACGCCAACCAGGCCCCGAAGGCGATCAGCACCGGCGAAACCGCAAAGTGGGTTCACGAGGTAGACCACGACAAGGTCTGGGCTTTCTGGGTTCACTCCCCGTCCATGGGCCGCGACATCCCGGTCGCCGTCATCCCGGCGCGCGACGCGCAGGGCCAGCCGGTCAAAGACGCCCCGACGATCTACCTGCTGAACGGTGCCGGCGGTGCGGAGCAGAACAATGACTGGCTGACCTACGCCGAGACCCAGAAGTTCTACGCCGACAAGGGCGTGAACGTGGTCATCCCGATGGAGGGCGCGTTTTCCTACTACACAGACTGGCTGGACACCCCGGATGCCGCGTACTTCCGCGGCCCGCAGAAGTGGGAGACCTTCCTGACGAAGGAGCTGCCGGGGCCGATCGAGAAGCGTCTGGAGGCGGACAGCCGCCGTGCCGTCGTCGGGTTCTCCATGTCCGGCACCTCCGCGCTGGTCCTGCCGACCAAGGTGCCCGGCTTCTACGATGCCGCCGCATCCTTCTCCGGCTGCGCTGCCACTTCTAGCCCGGCTGGGTACAACTTCGCCCGCCTGACCGTGAACCGCGGCGCCGGCGCCCAGGCAAACTACCAGACGGTCACCCCGGAGCAGATGTGGGGCCCGATGGGCGGCCAGTACAACCGCGCGAACGACGCACTGGTGAACGCCGAGAAGCTGCGCGGCACCGAACTGTACGTCTCCACCGCCACGGGCCTGGCGTCGGAGAATGACATGGTTTCCACCTTGGTCGGTAAAGGCGCCTCGGTCCCGGAAGCTTATGCCGGCGCGATGGTACTCCAGGTCGAGGGCGGTGTGATTGAGGCCGCCATCAACACCTGCAACCACGACCTGAGGGCGAAGCTGAACAGCCTGAACATCCCGGCCCACTACGAGTTCCGCAACGTGGGTACCCACTCCTGGCCGGACTGGCGCAAGGATTTGGAGAACTCCTGGTTCAAGACCATCAAGCCGGCATTCGACAAGTAG
- the lpdA gene encoding dihydrolipoyl dehydrogenase — MANEHYDVVVLGAGPGGYVAAIRAAQLGKKVAVVEKQYWGGVCLNVGCIPSKSLIKNAEVAHIFNHEAKTFGIKGDVSFEYGDAHKRSRKVSEKIVGGVHYLMKKNKITEINGLGSFKDAKTLEITEGDDKGKTVTFNDCIIATGSVVKTLPGIELSENVVSYEEQILNPEAPEKMVIVGAGAIGMEFAYVLSNYGVDVTVVEFMDRVLPNEDKDVSKEITKAYKKLGVKLLTGHATTAVRDNGSSVEVDIQKKGSDDTETLTVDHVMVAVGFQPRTEGFGLENTGVELTDRGAIDVDERMRTNVDGIYAIGDVTAKLQLAHVAEAQGIVAAETIADAETMELGDYQMMPRATFCNPQVASMGYTEEQAREKFADKDIKVATFPFSANGKALGLAESQGFGKLVVDGEYGEILGAHLVGANVSELLPEINLAQRFDLTAGEIARNVHIHPTLSEVLKEIAHGVEGHMINL, encoded by the coding sequence GTGGCTAATGAACATTATGACGTTGTTGTACTCGGCGCCGGCCCCGGTGGCTACGTCGCCGCAATTCGCGCAGCCCAGTTGGGCAAGAAGGTCGCGGTTGTAGAGAAGCAGTATTGGGGCGGTGTGTGCCTGAACGTGGGCTGCATTCCGTCGAAGTCGTTGATCAAGAACGCTGAAGTGGCGCACATTTTCAACCACGAGGCGAAGACGTTCGGCATCAAGGGCGATGTCTCCTTCGAGTACGGGGATGCGCACAAGCGTTCCCGCAAGGTCTCGGAGAAGATCGTCGGCGGCGTTCACTACCTGATGAAGAAGAACAAGATCACGGAGATCAACGGTCTCGGTTCTTTCAAGGACGCGAAGACGCTGGAGATCACCGAGGGCGATGACAAGGGCAAGACGGTCACGTTCAATGACTGCATCATCGCTACGGGTTCCGTGGTGAAGACTCTGCCGGGCATTGAGCTGTCGGAGAACGTGGTGTCTTACGAGGAGCAGATCCTCAACCCGGAGGCGCCGGAGAAGATGGTCATCGTCGGTGCGGGCGCGATCGGCATGGAGTTCGCGTACGTGCTGTCCAACTACGGTGTGGATGTCACGGTCGTAGAGTTCATGGACCGCGTTCTGCCGAACGAGGATAAGGACGTCTCGAAGGAGATTACCAAGGCGTACAAGAAGTTGGGCGTGAAGCTCCTGACGGGCCACGCGACGACGGCGGTGCGCGACAATGGCTCTTCTGTCGAGGTGGACATCCAGAAGAAGGGTTCCGACGACACCGAGACCCTGACGGTGGACCACGTGATGGTCGCTGTCGGCTTCCAGCCGCGCACGGAGGGCTTCGGCCTCGAGAACACCGGCGTGGAGCTCACCGACCGCGGCGCGATCGACGTCGACGAGCGCATGCGCACCAACGTTGACGGCATCTACGCAATCGGCGACGTGACGGCGAAGCTCCAGCTGGCGCACGTGGCTGAGGCACAGGGCATCGTCGCGGCCGAGACCATCGCGGACGCTGAGACGATGGAGCTCGGCGACTACCAGATGATGCCGCGCGCGACGTTCTGCAACCCTCAGGTCGCTTCGATGGGTTACACCGAGGAGCAAGCGCGCGAGAAGTTCGCGGACAAGGACATCAAGGTCGCTACCTTCCCGTTCTCCGCGAACGGCAAGGCGCTGGGTCTGGCGGAGTCGCAAGGCTTCGGCAAGCTCGTCGTGGACGGCGAGTACGGCGAGATCCTCGGCGCCCACCTGGTCGGAGCGAATGTCTCCGAGCTGCTGCCGGAGATCAACCTGGCGCAGCGCTTCGACCTGACCGCCGGCGAGATCGCGCGCAACGTGCACATTCACCCGACTCTGTCGGAGGTGCTCAAGGAGATCGCGCACGGCGTCGAGGGCCACATGATCAACCTTTAG
- a CDS encoding succinate dehydrogenase cytochrome b subunit codes for MTVQHADRDAIRHGKITEEPLRERPGVPTWALKLTMAVTGLIFFLFVIGHMVGNLKIFMPDHGATAAIDEYGTFLREMGQPLFPGSSLLWIIRIVLLACLVLHVWGALALKARSSKSRGKFRRTNLMGGLQSTAARWMIVTGIILLLFIIFHLLDMTIGEVVASDAFVHGAVKNNLLATFAPARWPVTLFYVIAMIALFLHLTHGVYLAVSDLGWLGKRGSAIMVVLAYWIPAIVVIGNIVMPLAIAFGMVS; via the coding sequence ATGACTGTTCAACATGCAGATCGTGACGCAATTCGTCACGGCAAAATCACTGAGGAGCCGCTGCGCGAGCGGCCCGGAGTGCCGACCTGGGCGCTCAAACTCACAATGGCCGTCACCGGCCTGATTTTCTTCTTGTTCGTCATCGGCCACATGGTCGGTAACCTCAAGATCTTCATGCCGGACCACGGCGCAACCGCGGCTATCGACGAGTACGGCACATTCCTGCGCGAGATGGGCCAGCCGCTGTTCCCGGGCAGCTCGCTGCTGTGGATCATCCGCATCGTCCTGCTCGCCTGCCTCGTGCTGCACGTCTGGGGGGCACTCGCCCTGAAGGCGCGCTCGAGCAAGTCGCGCGGCAAGTTCCGCCGCACCAACCTGATGGGCGGCCTGCAGTCCACCGCCGCACGCTGGATGATCGTCACCGGCATCATCCTGCTGCTGTTCATCATCTTCCATCTGCTCGACATGACCATCGGCGAAGTCGTCGCCTCCGACGCTTTCGTTCACGGTGCCGTGAAGAACAATCTGCTGGCCACCTTCGCGCCTGCTCGTTGGCCGGTGACGCTGTTCTATGTCATCGCCATGATCGCCCTGTTCCTGCACCTGACCCATGGTGTGTACCTGGCGGTCTCCGACCTGGGCTGGCTGGGCAAGCGTGGCAGCGCGATCATGGTCGTGCTCGCGTACTGGATCCCCGCCATCGTGGTGATCGGCAACATTGTGATGCCTTTGGCCATCGCATTCGGAATGGTGTCTTAG